The following proteins come from a genomic window of Geomonas sp. RF6:
- the treS gene encoding maltose alpha-D-glucosyltransferase, which yields MPDRTDKNPLWFKDAVIYEVHIRSFYDSNGDGIGDIRGLMSRLPYLRDLGVTAVWVLPFYPSPLRDDGYDIADYYNINPDYGTLRDFQEFLREAHRMGMRVITELVLNHTSDQHPWFQRSRNAKPGSSWRNFYVWSENPDKYLDARIIFKDFESSNWSRDPVAKQYYWHRFYAHQPDLNYDNPAVHKAMFKVLDFWLGMGVDGLRLDAVPYLYEREGTNCENLPETYEFLKKLRSFVEERYPDRMLLAEANQWPEDAASYFGEGRACHMAFHFPLMPRMYMALQMEDSFPISNILQQTPEIPPECQWALFLRNHDELTLEMVTDEESDYMYRVYARDPRARINLGIRRRLAPLMGNDRRKIELMNVLLFTLPGTPILYYGDEIGMGDNYYLGDRNGVRTPMQWSPDRNSGFSKANPQRLYLPVIIDPEYHYEALNVENQARNSTSLFWWMKKIIDLRKRFKAFGWGTLEFLDMDNPKVLAMVREYQGETILVVVNLSRFAQVMQVGLPRFAGLVPEDMFSRNRFPMIKETPYVVLLGPYDYHLLLMTREREAEMPTEKAGFPEIPCPGVWQNVLKGGALRHLEQVLPTYLKKCRWFQGKGRSISRVTLTDTAPVPLEERNESGLLAFFEISYGEGTPETYILPLHYLPLDEAEALQKDTPEAAITRLRIDSGETGLLYDALYNPAFRQALFHFMVRRRTPRKGAKISGRCTQMCSRLLAQQTAPLPSQVGRVEQSNSAILFDKVFFFKLYRRIQEGVHPEVEVGEFLSEKAHFPHIAPLAGVMEYTRQGMEPAAMALMQGFAASEGDAWGFTLTEVNQYLERALAQRAEAEKAPLLPSPPYLAAGDHAAPEILELMGGFYPEMVSLLGKRTAKLHVALASGQEASFAPEPFTLLYQRSLYQSMRTRAHKTLNLLRKNLDRLPEALRADADSVIGAEGEILEFFRAITLRKFSAQKTRTHGDYHLGQVLYTGNDFVIIDFEGEPAKSVSERRIKHSALRDVAGMVNSFYYAAYSALLKSQIREEDIPYLEPWAEAWYRYNGAVFLNSYLEYVGENSFLPEDRDELETILTCFMLDKAVYELGYELNNRPDWVMIPLRSIIDLLNGTRKEG from the coding sequence ATGCCCGACAGAACCGACAAGAATCCTCTCTGGTTTAAGGATGCAGTCATATACGAGGTGCACATCAGGAGCTTTTACGACAGCAACGGTGACGGCATCGGCGACATACGCGGCCTGATGAGCAGGCTCCCCTACCTCAGGGATCTGGGGGTGACCGCTGTCTGGGTCCTCCCCTTCTACCCTTCTCCGCTGCGCGACGACGGCTACGACATCGCGGATTACTACAATATAAATCCCGACTACGGCACGCTGCGCGACTTCCAGGAGTTCCTCCGGGAGGCGCACCGGATGGGGATGCGGGTGATAACGGAGCTGGTCCTGAACCACACCTCGGACCAGCACCCCTGGTTCCAGCGGTCGCGCAACGCAAAGCCGGGCTCCAGCTGGCGGAACTTCTACGTGTGGAGCGAGAACCCCGACAAGTACCTCGACGCCCGCATCATCTTCAAGGACTTCGAGTCCTCCAACTGGTCCCGCGACCCGGTGGCGAAGCAGTACTACTGGCACCGCTTCTATGCGCACCAGCCCGACCTGAACTACGACAACCCCGCCGTGCACAAGGCGATGTTCAAGGTACTCGACTTCTGGCTCGGCATGGGGGTCGACGGTCTCAGGCTCGACGCGGTCCCGTACCTGTACGAGCGGGAAGGGACGAACTGCGAGAACCTCCCGGAGACGTACGAGTTCCTGAAGAAGCTGCGCTCGTTCGTGGAGGAGCGCTACCCCGACCGGATGCTTCTTGCGGAGGCGAACCAGTGGCCGGAGGATGCCGCCTCCTACTTTGGCGAGGGGCGCGCCTGCCACATGGCCTTCCATTTCCCCCTCATGCCCCGCATGTACATGGCGCTGCAGATGGAGGACTCCTTCCCGATCTCCAACATACTGCAGCAGACGCCGGAGATTCCGCCCGAATGCCAGTGGGCCCTCTTCCTCCGGAACCATGACGAACTCACCCTCGAGATGGTGACGGACGAGGAGAGCGACTACATGTACCGGGTCTACGCCCGCGACCCCAGGGCGCGCATCAACCTGGGGATCAGGCGGCGCCTCGCCCCCCTCATGGGGAATGACCGGCGCAAGATCGAGCTCATGAACGTCCTCCTCTTCACCCTCCCCGGGACGCCGATCCTCTACTACGGCGACGAGATCGGTATGGGGGACAACTACTACCTCGGCGACAGAAACGGCGTGCGCACCCCCATGCAGTGGAGCCCGGACCGCAACTCCGGCTTTTCGAAGGCGAACCCGCAGAGGCTGTACCTCCCGGTCATCATCGATCCCGAGTACCACTACGAGGCGCTGAACGTGGAGAACCAGGCGCGCAATTCCACCTCCCTCTTCTGGTGGATGAAAAAGATCATCGATCTGCGCAAGCGCTTCAAGGCCTTCGGCTGGGGGACGCTGGAATTCCTCGACATGGACAACCCGAAGGTGCTGGCCATGGTGCGGGAGTACCAGGGTGAGACGATCCTCGTGGTGGTGAACCTCTCCCGTTTCGCGCAGGTCATGCAGGTCGGTCTGCCGCGCTTTGCGGGGCTCGTCCCGGAAGACATGTTCAGCAGGAACCGCTTCCCGATGATCAAGGAGACCCCGTACGTGGTGCTGCTCGGTCCCTATGACTACCACCTCCTCCTGATGACCCGGGAGCGCGAGGCGGAGATGCCGACGGAGAAGGCGGGATTCCCGGAGATCCCCTGCCCCGGTGTGTGGCAAAACGTGCTGAAGGGGGGGGCACTGCGCCACCTCGAGCAGGTCCTCCCCACGTACCTGAAGAAGTGCCGCTGGTTCCAGGGGAAAGGGCGCAGCATCAGCAGGGTGACCTTGACCGACACCGCCCCCGTGCCGCTGGAGGAGAGGAACGAGTCGGGACTCCTCGCCTTCTTCGAGATAAGCTACGGTGAGGGGACCCCCGAGACGTACATCCTGCCGCTCCATTACCTCCCCCTCGACGAAGCGGAGGCGTTGCAAAAGGACACGCCGGAGGCCGCGATCACCAGACTGAGGATCGACAGCGGCGAGACGGGGCTTTTGTACGACGCCCTGTACAACCCGGCATTCCGCCAGGCGCTCTTTCACTTCATGGTGCGCAGAAGGACGCCGCGCAAAGGGGCGAAGATCTCCGGGCGCTGCACCCAGATGTGCAGCAGGCTCCTCGCCCAGCAGACCGCTCCCCTCCCCTCCCAGGTGGGGCGCGTCGAGCAGAGCAACAGCGCGATCCTCTTCGACAAGGTCTTCTTCTTCAAGCTGTACCGCCGCATCCAGGAAGGGGTGCATCCGGAGGTGGAAGTCGGCGAGTTCCTGAGCGAGAAGGCGCATTTCCCGCACATAGCGCCCCTTGCCGGGGTGATGGAGTACACGCGCCAGGGGATGGAGCCGGCGGCGATGGCGCTGATGCAGGGATTTGCCGCGAGCGAGGGGGACGCCTGGGGGTTCACGCTCACCGAGGTAAACCAGTATCTGGAGCGGGCGCTGGCACAGCGCGCCGAGGCGGAGAAGGCACCGCTCCTCCCGTCCCCGCCGTACCTGGCGGCCGGCGACCATGCAGCTCCGGAGATACTCGAGCTCATGGGCGGGTTCTATCCGGAGATGGTTTCCCTCCTCGGGAAGAGGACCGCGAAGCTGCACGTGGCGCTTGCAAGCGGACAGGAAGCGTCCTTCGCTCCGGAGCCGTTCACGCTCCTCTACCAGCGCTCCCTCTACCAGTCGATGCGCACGAGGGCGCACAAGACGCTGAACCTCCTGCGCAAGAACCTCGACAGGCTTCCGGAGGCGCTGCGAGCGGACGCAGACTCGGTCATCGGCGCGGAAGGTGAGATCCTTGAATTCTTCAGGGCGATCACCCTGCGGAAGTTCTCCGCCCAGAAGACCCGCACCCACGGCGATTACCACCTGGGGCAGGTGCTCTACACGGGGAACGATTTCGTAATCATCGACTTTGAGGGGGAACCGGCGAAATCGGTGAGCGAGAGGAGGATCAAGCATTCCGCGCTGCGGGACGTGGCGGGGATGGTGAACTCATTTTACTACGCAGCATATTCGGCGCTGCTGAAGTCGCAGATACGGGAGGAAGACATCCCTTACCTCGAGCCGTGGGCGGAAGCGTGGTACCGCTACAACGGCGCCGTCTTTCTCAACTCCTACCTGGAGTACGTGGGGGAAAATTCGTTCCTGCCCGAGGACCGGGATGAACTGGAGACGATTCTGACCTGCTTCATGCTGGACAAGGCGGTCTACGAGTTGGGGTATGAGCTGAACAACCGTCCGGACTGGGTGATGATACCGCTGCGCAGCATCATCGACCTGCTGAACGGTACCCGCAAGGAAGGATAG